One Eremothecium cymbalariae DBVPG#7215 chromosome 2, complete sequence DNA window includes the following coding sequences:
- the ELM1 gene encoding serine/threonine protein kinase ELM1 (similar to Ashbya gossypii ABR088C), which produces MKSYPTLVQFNEGRQSLFLRSFSGGSNSRLTDTPLSTNDSMHYSKSITYSTLFEEYNKLVESVLVPKTSKLASSKTNTQVNQYVIEEKLGKGRYGSVFKAKIIDESGGSNNNSEIVAIKCIAKKPMASLLSMNQIMKQRARLRLTPGVTVPGETPNNTPKPTEGIERRSSTKSLASVGVRYLDSDWIMIEMNLLRIRKECLVHCQLGSHRNVNKVLEIIDSPKSSKVWLVQEFASLGELRWERASKFHTIDQWCKLMRSNSISRVEFAYKILRDIASGLQFLQKCGVIHRDIKPANIVLDGVSGDAKISDFGCATIKPEYLPWWNHDAEKHKWTKAFKDELSKIVGTPAFIPPELCDFTLEAISDDYQEEPSTANKNNRRHKITTYHPDQGFKIDIWSLGVVIFCILENRLPFFGENEFETYHMIVCEELPMTQILSNSSHNESDAAWLYRLLERHLLCKDVMTRSYATDVIALLDKHHRENRSRVDRVKRKLSSWKRKFTRSVSTSSTNPYNSAPGSDLVTGTIFSHSSSELSSIFTDASSINFIEHLS; this is translated from the coding sequence ATGAAATCTTATCCTACTTTAGTTCAGTTCAATGAAGGTAGACAATCTTTATTCCTGCGTAGCTTTTCCGGCGGAAGCAATTCAAGACTAACAGACACTCCACTATCTACAAATGATTCGATGCATTACAGCAAATCCATCACATATTCTACACTATTCGAAGAGTATAATAAATTGGTGGAATCGGTACTTGTGCCAAAAACCTCCAAATTGGCATCTTCCAAGACGAATACACAGGTGAACCAATATGTCATCGAAGAGAAGTTAGGAAAGGGACGTTATGGATCAGTTTTCAAAGCTAAAATAATTGACGAAAGCGGGGGTAGTAACAACAATTCTGAAATAGTGGCAATCAAATGCATAGCAAAAAAGCCTATGGCGTCCTTGCTCTCAATGAACCAAATAATGAAACAAAGAGCACGGTTGAGGTTAACTCCCGGTGTCACGGTACCTGGAGAGACTCCTAACAATACACCCAAGCCCACTGAAGGGATCGAACGCAGATCTTCTACAAAGTCACTCGCATCTGTCGGTGTTCGTTATTTAGATAGCGATTGGATTATGATCGAAATGAACCTGTTACGCATCCGTAAAGAGTGTCTTGTTCATTGCCAACTTGGCTCCCACAGAAATGTGAACAAGGTACTTGAAATAATAGATTCTCCAAAGTCTAGTAAAGTATGGCTGGTCCAGGAATTTGCATCCTTAGGTGAACTGCGATGGGAGCGTGCCTCAAAATTTCACACTATTGATCAATGGTGTAAGCTCATGAGGTCTAACTCAATATCACGAGTAGAATTTGCCTATAAGATATTACGGGACATTGCTTCTGGCTTGCAATTCCTACAAAAATGTGGAGTTATTCACAGAGATATAAAGCCTGCAAACATCGTCCTCGATGGGGTCAGCGGTGAtgcaaaaatatcagaTTTTGGATGCGCTACAATTAAACCAGAATACCTTCCCTGGTGGAACCACGATGCCGAAAAGCATAAATGGACCAAAGCTTTTAAGGATGAATTGAGCAAAATAGTTGGCACTCCTGCATTTATACCACCGGAGTTATGCGATTTCACCCTGGAAGCGATCTCCGACGACTATCAAGAAGAACCCTCCACtgcaaacaaaaacaaccGAAGACACAAAATAACGACATACCACCCAGACCAAGGATTCAAGATAGATATTTGGTCATTAGGCGTTGTAATCTTTTGTATTCTTGAGAATAGACTACCCTTTTTCGGAGAAAATGAGTTCGAAACCTATCATATGATCGTCTGTGAGGAACTACCAATGACCCAGATTCTCAGCAACTCCTCGCATAACGAATCAGATGCTGCATGGTTGTACAGACTACTCGAAAGGCACTTATTATGTAAGGATGTGATGACAAGATCCTACGCAACGGATGTCATAGCACTGTTAGACAAACATCATAGAGAGAACCGATCTAGAGTCGACAGAGTAAAAAGGAAATTGTCGTCttggaaaaggaaattTACAAGAAGTGTAAgtacttcttcaacaaatccATACAATTCAGCTCCAGGTTCGGATTTAGTAACAGGAACAATATTCTCGcattcttcatctgaacTTTCAAGTATTTTTACAGACGCCTCATCGATAAACTTCATAGAACATTTGAGctaa
- the MIH1 gene encoding putative tyrosine protein phosphatase MIH1 (similar to Ashbya gossypii ABR087) → MTISDRTKGKERNTVDGRSKFFFKNIHSFLSLRKGSNSSSRRSSSANRRGNSVRRIRDDTSGINVSKCDGLLQNSVRSARASIDDGYLFESEKYRGNSSAEDSNSSFGHVSSRTSSSANSSRLQFLQGKDKYGVPVKMSKTLSNNFSSSKKNNNSYGNGSRVGLSGTLMNVDNSAMHRCNSNVSSQSNMSPFLKSKSISSGSVHRTHPNVHVHRRQLSGSSLTSKKDFKPSHCGITTRLSQSGNCKPWNIQSIIDSDSTGAHANQCNYRKDSLFSNGMGMKIRDSTNSCSSPPTTKIPPVYHSRLAESAIPYKSGESTEEKLPRITVDVLVDIMDGKYSTHYHTIKIVDCRFEYEFQGGHIKDAVNVSCHRDLENEFIHKSHNRCSLGTGLPPLVVFHCEFSSYRGPLLASHLRNCDRILNYDYYPSLYYPDILILEGGFKSFFEKFPEKCNGNYVGMDSNKHHETELAKFKKESKMILTRQNSVHIFQNLNSESPTNPVASASNQNDAIIGLVPPTERLRFSIGMPPSTGNCYSGPPSGSSVCSRSSSNRSVLTSTLMSFPDLDLEVDLKIPANDNDDRFSFHIGDEGSLNVNENFPSALTHLFPTMVEDEDK, encoded by the coding sequence ATGACTATATCCGATCGCACTAAAGGCAAAGAGAGGAATACAGTAGATGGTAGGTCTAAGTTTTTCTTTAAGAATATTCATTCCTTCTTGAGTTTGAGGAAGggcagcaacagcagcagtcgCAGAAGCAGCAGTGCCAATAGAAGAGGAAATTCTGTTCGACGGATAAGAGATGATACTTCGGGGATTAATGTTAGCAAATGCGACGGTTTACTTCAGAATAGTGTAAGATCAGCTCGAGCATCAATTGATGATGGGTACTTGTTtgaatctgaaaaataCAGAGGGAACTCATCAGCTGAGGACTCCAACAGCTCTTTTGGCCATGTGTCTTCAAGAACTTCATCATCCGCTAATAGCAGTCGGTTACAATTTTTGCAGGGTAAGGACAAATATGGGGTTCCGGTAAAGATGAGTAAGACGTTAAGCAACAacttcagcagcagcaaaaagaataacaaTAGTTACGGCAACGGTAGCAGAGTGGGGCTATCAGGCACTCTAATGAATGTTGATAACTCGGCGATGCATAGATGCAACAGTAACGTCTCTAGTCAATCAAATATGTCGCCTTTTTTGAAGTCCAAATCTATTAGCAGTGGTTCAGTACACAGGACTCACCCTAACGTTCACGTTCACAGAAGGCAACTTAGCGGCAGCAGTTTAACTAGCAAAAAAGACTTTAAGCCCTCACATTGTGGCATAACTACACGTTTGTCCCAAAGTGGAAACTGCAAGCCTTGGAACATTCAGTCTATAATAGATTCAGACTCTACTGGAGCGCATGCCAACCAATGTAATTATAGAAAAGATAGCTTGTTTTCCAATGGGATGGGCATGAAGATTAGGGACTCCACTAACTCATGTAGCTCACCcccaacaacaaaaatccCGCCAGTTTACCACTCCAGATTAGCAGAGAGTGCTATTCCTTACAAAAGTGGTGAATCTACTGAGGAGAAACTCCCACGGATCACCGTGGATGTTCTTGTCGACATCATGGATGGCAAGTATTCTACACATTACCATACAATCAAAATTGTTGATTGTCGATTTGAGTATGAGTTCCAAGGGGGCCACATAAAGGACGCTGTAAACGTATCCTGTCATCGTGATCTGGAAAACGAGTTTATCCATAAAAGTCATAATAGGTGTTCTTTAGGTACAGGTCTACCTCCATTAGTTGTATTTCACTGCGAGTTTTCATCATACAGAGGCCCACTACTGGCATCGCACTTGCGCAATTGTGATAGAATACTAAATTATGATTATTATCCCTCATTATATTATCCAGACATATTAATTCTAGAAGGTGGTTTCAAgtctttttttgaaaagttccCCGAAAAATGCAATGGCAATTATGTTGGCATGGATTCAAATAAGCACCACGAAACTGAATTAGCCAAGTTTAAGAAGGAATCCAAAATGATTCTGACTAGGCAAAATTCAGTAcatatatttcaaaatctcAACTCAGAATCCCCTACCAACCCCGTTGCATCAGCTAGTAATCAAAATGACGCCATTATAGGTCTAGTGCCGCCTACCGAGAGGCTCAGATTCTCGATTGGAATGCCACCAAGTACTGGTAATTGCTATAGCGGCCCTCCTAGTGGTAGCAGCGTTTGTTCCAGAAGCAGTAGTAATAGAAGTGTACTCACTAGCACATTAATGTCTTTCCCAGACCTTGATCTGGAAGTCGATTTGAAAATCCCTGCAAACGATAATGATGACCGATTCAGCTTCCATATAGGTGATGAAGGGTCTCTGAATGTAAATGAAAATTTCCCTTCTGCTTTAACGCATCTTTTTCCTACTATGGTCGAAGACGAAGATAAATAG